Proteins from a single region of Lepus europaeus isolate LE1 chromosome 4, mLepTim1.pri, whole genome shotgun sequence:
- the CDC23 gene encoding cell division cycle protein 23 homolog — translation MAASTSVAPVAVTAAVVPVLATNADFSDLREIKKQLLLIAGLTRERGLLHSSKWSAELAFSLPALPLAELQPPPPVTEEDAQDMDAYTLAKAYFDVKEYDRAAHFLHGCNSKKAYFLYMYSRYLSGEKKKDDETVDSLGPLEKGQVKNEALRELRVELSKKHQARELDGFGLYLYGVVLRKLDLVKEAIDVFVEATHVLPLHWGAWLELCNLITDKEMLKFLSLPDTWMKEFFLAHIYTELQLIEEALQKYQNLIDVGFSKSSYIVSQIAVAYHNIRDIDKALSIFNELRKQDPYRIENMDTFSNLLYVRSMKSELSYLAHNLCEIDKYRVETCCVIGNYYSLRSQHEKAALYFQRALKLNPRYLGAWTLMGHEYMEMKNTSAAIQAYRHAIEVNKRDYRAWYGLGQTYEILKMPFYCLYYYRRAHQLRPNDSRMLVALGECYEKLNQLVEAKKCYWRAYAVGDVEKMALVKLAKLHEQLTESEQAAQCYIKYIQDIYSCGEIVEHLEESTAFRYLAQYYFKCKLWDEASTCAQKCCAFNDTREEGKALLRQILQLRNQGETPTSEMPAPFFLPASLSANNTPTRRVSPLNLSSVTP, via the exons ATGGCCGCGAGTACGTCCGTAGCCCCGGTGGCTGTGACGGCGGCTGTGGTGCCTGTCCTGGCCACGAACGCCGATTTCTCAGATTTGCGGGAAATTAAAAAGCAGCTGCTGCTGATCGCAGGCCTTACCCGGGAGCGGGGCCTGCTGCACAGTAGCAAATG GTCGGCGGAGTTGGCCTTCTCCCTCCCGGCCCTGCCTTTGGCCGagctgcagccgccgccgcctgTTACCGAG GAGGATGCCCAGGACATGGATGCTTACACCCTGGCCAAGGCCTACTTTGATGTTAAAGAGTATGATCGGGCAGCACATTTCCTgcatggctgcaatagcaagaAAGCCTATTTCCTGTACATGTATTCCAGATACCTG tctggagagaaaaagaaggatgATGAAACAGTTGATAGCCTAG GCCCCTTGGAAAAAGGACAAGTGAAAAATGAGGCTCTTAGAGAACTGAGAGTGGAGCTTAGCAAAAAACACCAAGCTCGGGAACTTGATGGATTTGGCCTTTATCT GTATGGTGTGGTGCTTCGAAAACTGGACTTGGTGAAAGAGGCCATTGATGTGTTTGTGGAGGCCACCCATGTTTTACCTTTGCATTGGGGAGCCTGGTTAGAACTTTGTAACCTGATCACAGACAAAGAGATG CTGAAGTTCCTGTCTTTGCCAGACACCTGGATGAAAGAGTTTTTTCTGGCTCATATATACACAGAGTTGCAGTTGATAGAGGAGGCCCTTCAGAAGTATCAGAATCTCATTGATGTGGGCTTTTCTAAAAGCTCTTATATTGTTTCCCAAATTGCAGTTGCATATCACAATATCAGAG ATATCGACAAAGCCCTCTCCATTTTTAATGAGCTGAGGAAGCAAGACCCTTACAGGATTGAAAATATGGACACATTCTCCAACCTGCTTTATGTCAGA AGTATGAAATCTGAATTGAGTTATTTGGCTCATAACCTCTGTGAGATTGATAAATATCGTGTAGAAACATGCTGTGTAATTG GTAATTATTACAGTTTACGTTCTCAGCATGAGAAAGCAGCCTTATATTTCCAGAGAGCCCTGAAATTGAATCCTCGGTACCTAGGGGCCTGGACACTGATGGGACACGAGTACATGGAAATGAAGAACACCTCTGCTGCTATCCAGGCTTACAG ACATGCCATTGAAGTCAACAAGCGGGACTACAGAGCCTGGTATGGCCTTGGGCAGACCTATGAAATCCTTAAAATGCCATTTTACTGCCTTTATTATTACAGACGAGCCCACCAGCTTCG GCCCAATGATTCTCGTATGCTGGTTGCTTTAGGAGAATGTTATGAGAAACTCAATCAACTAGTAGAAGCCAAAAAG tgtTACTGGAGAGCTTATGCCGTGGGAGATGTGGAGAAGATGGCTCTGGTGAAACTGGCAAA GCTTCATGAACAGTTGACAGAGTCAGAACAGGCTGCCCAGTGCTACATCAAATATATTCAAGATATCTATTCCTGTGGG GAGATAGTGGAACACTTGGAGGAAAGCACAGCCTTCCGCTATCTGGCCCAGTACTACTTTAAGTGCAAGCTGTGGGATGAAGCTTCAACTTGTGCCCAGAAGTGTTGTGCATTCAATGAT ACCCGGGAAGAAGGTAAGGCCTTGCTTCGGCAAATCCTACAGCTCCGGAACCAAGGCGAGACTCCGACCAGTGAGATGCCTGCTCCCTTTTTCCTCCCTGCCTCGCTGTCTGCCAACAACACTCCCACCCGCAGAGTTTCTCCACTCAACTTGTCTTCTGTCACACCGTAA